One window of the Trifolium pratense cultivar HEN17-A07 linkage group LG2, ARS_RC_1.1, whole genome shotgun sequence genome contains the following:
- the LOC123906432 gene encoding trihelix transcription factor ASIL2-like isoform X1 yields MDSITGGPSPVNFAPPRPPSSSPFLGREDCWSEDATSTLVDAWGERYVDLNRGNLRQKHWQEVADAVNDIHAAGNNRKARRTDVQCKNRIDTLKKKYKIEKARVSESDGGYQSPWPFFSRLDMLIGDTFPVKKLSPPATVRTTPSAVKPPLPPPAWIISHPVGPRSGTQKRPALMNRDDTSFRRNFSAFAAAAAAAAEAESGESEERRSSIGTGSGGKKVKESDRNMEFGYRELAQAIEKFGEVYERVEASKQKQMVELEKQRMQFLKDLEYQRMQLYMETQVYLHKTKRTKRSSGSADSFS; encoded by the exons ATGGACTCTATCACCGGAGGTCCGTCTCCCGTTAACTTTGCTCCGCCGCGTCCTCCGTCGTCATCGCCGTTCCTCGGCCGGGAAGACTGTTGGAGCGAGGACGCAACTTCCACCCTCGTCGACGCCTGGGGAGAGCGCTACGTCGACCTCAACCGTGGTAACCTCCGTCAGAAGCACTGGCAAGAGGTTGCCGACGCCGTCAACGACATCCACGCCGCCGGCAACAACAGGAAAGCACGACGGACCGACGTTCAGTGCAAAAACCGAATCGACACGCTCAAGAAGAAGTACAAGATCGAGAAAGCTAGGGTTTCCGAATCCGACGGCGGTTACCAGAGTCCCTGGCCATTTTTCTCTCGTCTCGACATGCTCATCGGCGATACTTTCCCGGTAAAAAAACTCTCACCGCCGGCAACCGTACGCACCACCCCTTCCGCCGTAAAACCACCTCTGCCTCCGCCGGCGTGGATTATCTCTCATCCGGTAGGTCCCCGATCTGGAACGCAGAAACGTCCGGCACTGATGAACAGAGACGACACATCTTTCCGGCGGAATTTCTCAGCCTTCGCGGCGGCTGCTGCTGCTGCGGCAGAGGCGGAAAGCGGGGAGTCAGAGGAAAGGAGGTCGAGCATTGGAACAGGAAGCGGCGGCAAGAAGGTAAAGGAAAGTGATCGGAATATGGAGTTTGGTTACAGAGAGCTTGCTCAGGCTATAGAGAAGTTCGGCGAAGTATATGAGAGAGTTGAAGCTTCGAAACAGAAGCAAATGGTGGAATTGGAGAAGCAGAGGATGCAATTTTTGAAGGATTTGGAGTATCAGAGAATGCAGCTATACATGGAAACACAGGTTTATCTTCATAAAACCAAGCGCACCAAGCGTTCTTCTGGTTCCG CAGACAGTTTCTCGTAG
- the LOC123906432 gene encoding trihelix transcription factor ASIL2-like isoform X2: MDSITGGPSPVNFAPPRPPSSSPFLGREDCWSEDATSTLVDAWGERYVDLNRGNLRQKHWQEVADAVNDIHAAGNNRKARRTDVQCKNRIDTLKKKYKIEKARVSESDGGYQSPWPFFSRLDMLIGDTFPVKKLSPPATVRTTPSAVKPPLPPPAWIISHPVGPRSGTQKRPALMNRDDTSFRRNFSAFAAAAAAAAEAESGESEERRSSIGTGSGGKKVKESDRNMEFGYRELAQAIEKFGEVYERVEASKQKQMVELEKQRMQFLKDLEYQRMQLYMETQVYLHKTKRTKRSSGSDSFS, translated from the exons ATGGACTCTATCACCGGAGGTCCGTCTCCCGTTAACTTTGCTCCGCCGCGTCCTCCGTCGTCATCGCCGTTCCTCGGCCGGGAAGACTGTTGGAGCGAGGACGCAACTTCCACCCTCGTCGACGCCTGGGGAGAGCGCTACGTCGACCTCAACCGTGGTAACCTCCGTCAGAAGCACTGGCAAGAGGTTGCCGACGCCGTCAACGACATCCACGCCGCCGGCAACAACAGGAAAGCACGACGGACCGACGTTCAGTGCAAAAACCGAATCGACACGCTCAAGAAGAAGTACAAGATCGAGAAAGCTAGGGTTTCCGAATCCGACGGCGGTTACCAGAGTCCCTGGCCATTTTTCTCTCGTCTCGACATGCTCATCGGCGATACTTTCCCGGTAAAAAAACTCTCACCGCCGGCAACCGTACGCACCACCCCTTCCGCCGTAAAACCACCTCTGCCTCCGCCGGCGTGGATTATCTCTCATCCGGTAGGTCCCCGATCTGGAACGCAGAAACGTCCGGCACTGATGAACAGAGACGACACATCTTTCCGGCGGAATTTCTCAGCCTTCGCGGCGGCTGCTGCTGCTGCGGCAGAGGCGGAAAGCGGGGAGTCAGAGGAAAGGAGGTCGAGCATTGGAACAGGAAGCGGCGGCAAGAAGGTAAAGGAAAGTGATCGGAATATGGAGTTTGGTTACAGAGAGCTTGCTCAGGCTATAGAGAAGTTCGGCGAAGTATATGAGAGAGTTGAAGCTTCGAAACAGAAGCAAATGGTGGAATTGGAGAAGCAGAGGATGCAATTTTTGAAGGATTTGGAGTATCAGAGAATGCAGCTATACATGGAAACACAGGTTTATCTTCATAAAACCAAGCGCACCAAGCGTTCTTCTGGTTCCG ACAGTTTCTCGTAG